One window from the genome of Dermacentor silvarum isolate Dsil-2018 chromosome 7, BIME_Dsil_1.4, whole genome shotgun sequence encodes:
- the LOC125947250 gene encoding uncharacterized protein LOC125947250 codes for MMDFNAQHQAWGYRTNMKKGRNIWHTATEEDLTLVTDKDFPTRRGNSVCRDTTPDLTFVKNLENFKWTNTAMGLGSDHCIIEAVIKVARNNPRTFKFTDGDLFRANRSERALTPDTDLDSWFDGIKEDVARAAKEVITDLEVDRMDSRLAHLLEAKQQWDELCDSAEGQLKTGKSWRLLRYLLHDGNTKSNQNRALAKAVHLATDSAPDEAFMEQLIDKYLAATDDPLPPPHFPEYEGRDAPSMNEDFTVAEVKQVLASLNARSAPGPDGVTNKMLKHLEKNSIEFLTDKMNEIWRSGRIPKSWKAAYTVLIPKPAAFGHEASKKVQ; via the exons ATGATGGATTTcaatgcccagcatcaggcgtggggCTATCGCACGAATATGAAGAAAGGCAGAAACATATGGCACACGGCAACCGAGGAAGATCTTACGCTGGTAACCGATAAAGACTTTCCGACCAGGAGAGGGAACTCGGTGTGCCGAGATACAACTCCGGATCTTACCTTTGTCAAGAACCTGGAAAACTTCAAGTGGACCAACACAGCCATGggcctcggtagcgatcattgcaTCATCGAAGCGGTCATCAAGGTTGCCCGTAACAACCCGAGGACCTTTAAGTTCACTGACGGGGACTTGTTCCGAGCCAACCGCTCCGAGCGCGCCCTCACCCCGGATACGGACCTAGACTCTTGGTTCGACGGGATAAAAGAAGATGTGGCTAGAGCCGCCAAGGAGGTGATAACCGAtctggaggtggacaggatggacagtagGCTCGCGCATCTGTTGGAAGCCAAGCAG caatgggatgAGCTGTGCGACTCGGCGGAGGGCCAGCTCAAGACCGGTAAAAGCTGGAGACTCCTCAGGTACCTACTACACGATGGTAACACCAAGTCCAACCAGAACAGAGCTTTGGCGAAAGCTGTCCATTTGGCCACCGACTCGGCTCCAGATGAGGCGTTCATGGAGCAGCTCATAGACAAGTACCTGGCGGCCACGGACGATCCGctgccccccccccactttccCGAGTACGAAGGGCGCGACGCGCCATCGATGAACGAGGATTTCACCGTGGCTGAGGTCAAGCAGGTTCTCGCATCCCTCAACGCCAGATCTGCCCCTGGGCCCGACGGGGTCACCAACAAAATGCTCAAGCATCTCGAAAAAAACTCAATCGAGTTTCTTACAGACAAGATGAATGAAATCTggcgcagcggccgcattccCAAGAG